The following proteins come from a genomic window of Botrytis cinerea B05.10 chromosome 14, complete sequence:
- the Bcisa1 gene encoding Bcisa1 has product MSLQRAVAPLTSSAPIIFRFASSQSSAPLRQCSPIIRQFSSSRVTGAEAKRKMQTSTWQTYTLSTPPPPPPAREAAVPETSITGGIPQVHDTRPPSISVTEAEAQKSKPVKKRRHFNFVPLKKTITLSPRAVEVLRDLSNQPEAKLIKISVANRGCSGSAYDLKYVEKGALSDIVHEQDGVKVLIDPTAQLKIIGSTMDWVEDRLSAKFVFDNPNIDKSCGCGESFMTKDESAAREAEKKASKGL; this is encoded by the exons ATGTCTTTACAAAGAGCGGTCGCTCCTCTGACATCATCAGCGCCCATCATCTTCAGATTTGCCTCATCACAATCGTCAGCCCCTCTACGACAATGTTCACCTATCATTCgccaattctcttcttcgcgAGTTACAGGCGCCGAGGCAAAACGCAAGATGCAAACCAGTACCTGGCAAACATATACTCTCTCTACCCCTCCGCCACCGCCACCAGCCCGTGAAGCCGCTGTTCCGGAAACGTCCATCACCGGAGGCATTCCACAAGTTCACGATACTCGTCCACCTTCGATCAGTGTCACCGAAGCGGAAGCCCAAAAGTCAAAGCCTGTAAAGAAGAGGCGTCATTTCAACTTTGTTCCTCTTAAGAAGACCATTACCCTCTCCCCACGAGCCGTCGAAGTCTTGCGCGATTTGAGCAACCAACCTGAGGCGAAACTCATCAAGATCAGTGTCGCAAACCGTGGATGTAGTGGATCGGCatatgatttgaaatatGTTGAGAAAGGTGCCCTCAGCGATATTGTTCATGAGCAAGATGGTGTCAAAGTTCTCATTGATCCAACCGCACAACTCAAGATTATTGGCAGCACAATGGATTGGGTTGAGGACAGACTCAGCGCAAAGTTCGTTTTTGATAATCCAAATATCG ACAAATCTTGTGGATGTGGTGAATCATTCATGACGAAAGATGAATCAGCAGCACGAGaagcagaaaagaaagcttcCAAGGGCTTATAA